The sequence TTAAGTTATCACCTATGAGAAAAAATGAAATCCCCTATTAACCTAACTTTACTACTCTTCAAATTCTGTAATAATTAAGTCTATTTTGGTAATTGGGGATTGGTAATTGGTAATTGGGCATTGGGCATTGGGCATCGGAAGAGCGATTAACTCCCTACTTATTTAAAACTGCTCACTGCTCACTTTTCACTGTTCACTGTTCACTGACTACCAAGTCCACATCACGGGGCTATCATCTTGATGACTGGTGACGATTCTTCCGATAGTGTCTATTTCTTTTAGTTCTTCTTGGGAAAGTTTCACTTCGGCTGCTTGAGCATTGGATATTACGTGTTCGGCAATACGCGCTCCGGCTATAGCATTAGCTTGAGGTTGAGCAATTAACCATGCTAGGGATAGCTGCGCGAGGCTGCACTTATGGCTTTCGGCTATGGGGCGAAGTTTATCTAAAGCTTGTTGAGCGCGTTTCATACTTTCACCTTGAAATAGCTGGTTATCAGCACGATTATCGCCCTCTTGGAATTTATGGGAAGCATCAAATTTTCCGGTGAGCAATCCTTGAGCTAAAGGGGAATAAGCCAGAATCGAAATATTATTTTCAATACAGTAAGGCATGGCATCGTTTTCTACTTTTCGCCAAAACAAAGAATAAGGTGGTTGCAAACTGTCGATTCTGCCGTATTGTGCAGCTTCTTCTAATTGAGCGCGTGAAAAATTAGATACGCCTATAGCTCGGATTTTACCTTGCTCTTTGAGGTGATTAAGAGCATTCATTGTCTCTTCTATGGGAACAATTTCGGTATTAAAGGCACCACTCGGCCAATGAATCTGGTATAAATCAATGTAGTCAGTTTTGAGGTGCTTCAAAGAACCCTCGCAAGCTTCGATAACTTCTTGATATTTAAGATGGCTGGCGAAAACCTTAGTTGCATATTCAACTTTATCCCTTACATCTGATAATGCTTGGGCAACAATTTTTTCTGAATGCCCTGTACCATAGACTTCAGCAGTATCAATAGTAGTGATACCATTTTCAAAAGCCGCTCGTATGGCTTTAACTGAATCATCATCCTTGATTCCTACCCACCACTTTTTGCCAGCTTGCCATGTTCCCATGAGAATAGGCGTAATTTTGACTTCAGATGTACCCAAGTTGCGTTTTTCCATGATTTTCAAGTTACCCTTGATGCATATTTACAATTCGACTAGAAACCCAGTTTCTTGCCAATTCAACCCGAGTGCTATATTCCGGGCTACTTGTCTGGATTCTAAAATAATAGTTTGACCGATTAAAAGCAGAATAGAAAATACGAGCTTCAAAATATCTATTTTTATCAAAACCTAAAATCACAAATGGAATTAACTACAAATCACGCACTTAAAGAATGGGCGATCGCTATTAATGCTTTAGAAACAGGAAAAACTATAATGCTGCTGCGTAAAGGCGGCATTCATGAAAAGGGTGGAAGCTTTCGGGTTGCTTACAACAGAGTTTTGCTATACCCTACCTACGAACATCAAAAAACTTCGATGCTCAAACCAGATTATGCCAATCAAGTTGTTCAAGTAGCACCCGATTGGCGACCTAAAAGCATTAATATCGCTAGTTATGCTGAGATTAGCCATATTTTACCCATTATTAACGATGCAATCATTAATGCTTTATTTCCATTCCATATCTGGAATCAAGAATTTGTTAGCGATCGCCAAAAATGGAAACCCCAAAAACCCTTATTCGTGCTGCTATTGCGGGCATACAAACTAGCAATTCCTCAAGTGATTGAATATAACCCGCGATATGGTGGATGTAAATCTTGGATTGAATTAAATAAATCTATTTCCCTCGAAGCTGCCAAACCGGTGTTATCAGAAAATGCTTACTCAGAATTAGCAACTCAAATCTGCGAAATTATTGGCGATTCTTCGGATGTTTCTGGTTTAAATTAGAAAAAATATAAATGTTCAATCAGTTCTAACAACCTGCTGTTAAGCCTTTGCAAGATACTGAATTTTTAAATACTAAATTATACAGCATAAAAGTAATTAAAGCTACACACGCTTAGTATATTTACATATAAAATTAGACAAACGCGGATGTTTGCAATTGGTATTCTATTCTCTCGATTCCACGGAATATTTTGTCTGTGGCTAGTATTTACTTAGAGAAGAAATATCAACTTTCATTCCTAAATAGAGTATCAACAAGTACTAACACATACTGCCTACAAAATGAAGAATGCAATAATCGTTATTTATATCTTATAGCTCATTCTTCAAAATATCCGGAAAGGGCAAGACAGTACTTGACAGATATCTGTAATTATGTTTTCAATGCGAAATCCAAAGGAGCTTGTATGAAAAGAATGTGCTGGTTATCCACTTCTGGTCAAAACAAAGAGAAAATTTTGCACTTGCAGACAGCACCGAATGAACCTTGGCGACCATACACCGCTTTTCGACAAATTGCAGTACCAGATTATAAAATACCTGGGGGTTCCAAAGGATGGGCAACGTATCAAAAATTATTAAAAGCTGGTTGGACATTAGTACCCAGCGCCCGTGCCAAAGAATTTTCACCATCAAACATTAATAACGCTTCACACAAATAGGGCATTGGGCATTGGGAATTAGGTAATTGGTAATTGGTAATTGGTAATTGGTAATTGGAATAATTATTTATTCTCCTCTGTCCCCCTCTTCCCATGCCCCATGCCCTATGCCCAATTCCCAATTAAATTCCCCTAGCCTCACCTTCACCTCTGGAATCGGCAGCGCCTTCAAGGGTACCGTCTGGTTTGACAATAATCAGGTTTGAATTGCCCCAAGGTTTGGTTTGTCTAATTTTGTGTCCTCGTCGCTTTAATTCTTGCAAAGTAACTGCATCCAATCCCCAAGGTTCGACGCGCAATGTATCGGGGAACCATTGGTGATGTACGCGGGATGCGGAAACTGCTGCGGC comes from Rivularia sp. PCC 7116 and encodes:
- a CDS encoding aldo/keto reductase, translated to MEKRNLGTSEVKITPILMGTWQAGKKWWVGIKDDDSVKAIRAAFENGITTIDTAEVYGTGHSEKIVAQALSDVRDKVEYATKVFASHLKYQEVIEACEGSLKHLKTDYIDLYQIHWPSGAFNTEIVPIEETMNALNHLKEQGKIRAIGVSNFSRAQLEEAAQYGRIDSLQPPYSLFWRKVENDAMPYCIENNISILAYSPLAQGLLTGKFDASHKFQEGDNRADNQLFQGESMKRAQQALDKLRPIAESHKCSLAQLSLAWLIAQPQANAIAGARIAEHVISNAQAAEVKLSQEELKEIDTIGRIVTSHQDDSPVMWTW
- a CDS encoding DUF1802 family protein; protein product: MELTTNHALKEWAIAINALETGKTIMLLRKGGIHEKGGSFRVAYNRVLLYPTYEHQKTSMLKPDYANQVVQVAPDWRPKSINIASYAEISHILPIINDAIINALFPFHIWNQEFVSDRQKWKPQKPLFVLLLRAYKLAIPQVIEYNPRYGGCKSWIELNKSISLEAAKPVLSENAYSELATQICEIIGDSSDVSGLN